A portion of the Juglans microcarpa x Juglans regia isolate MS1-56 chromosome 1D, Jm3101_v1.0, whole genome shotgun sequence genome contains these proteins:
- the LOC121250561 gene encoding protein LATE ELONGATED HYPOCOTYL-like isoform X2 → MGQALEIDIPPPRPKRRPTNPYPRKTSIGAPTSQKPIGDDKQKSAKDYQDDSCSEVFTLLQEAHHSSVSSPSKSSKPTPAPVRNSSTLREFIPSIKGSITQDEANESYVTSERKGNQKSEKADAKLTIQGTCTSKGSKSENSNVPHEKSVQGEKTDDLNCAMPMDEKLATQNYPRHVPVHVVDGSLGTCTQTPSSDMSFQDSTFHPMGEVRGHPNLFTNPAASATAQDQTNIPRSSADQSFPAFPPPTSTFHNQDYYQSFHISSTFSRLIVSALYQNPAAHAAASFAATFWPHANVENSADSPAGIRGSFLGQMGSTPSMAAIAAATVAAATAWWAAHGLLPICAPLHAPYTCAPASTLAVPPIDGQTPAAKTDREESTLQNHPLQQLEQDYSEIGQVQHPASKSPTLSSSDSEESGGAKLNTVSKAADQQNAISATELHDSNKAKGRELVDRSSCGSNTTSSSEVETDALEKHEKGKLETHEKGKEEPEEPDANHLASESGNRRSRSVCNISDSWKEVSQGGRMAFQALFSREVLPQSFLPPNDVKNKGHQKDTIQQEKQTADEKDGNASLLDLMSETCGSCSSHQGGNNDGEDGLLTIGLGHGKLKARRTVFKPYKRCLVETNENKVINASSQGKKKVPSEYAWKGLLELEL, encoded by the exons ATGGGACAAGCTCTTGAAATAGACATTCCGCCACCACGCCCTAAAAGGAGACCAACTAATCCTTATCCTCGAAAAACAAGCATTGGTGCTCCCACATCACAG AAACCTATTGGAGATGATAAACAAAAAAGTGCAAAAGATTATCAGGATGACTCTTGCTCAGAGGTCTTTACCCTTCTCCAAGAAGCGCATCATTCCTCTGTTTCTTCACCAAGCAAAAGTTCCAAACCAACTCCTGCTCCAGTCAGAAATTCATCCACGTTAAGGGAGTTTATCCCTTCAATTAAAGGTTCAATAACTCAGGATGAAGCAAATGAATCCTATGTCACGAGTGAACGTAAAGGAAATCAGAAGTCAGAGAAAGCTGATGCCAAACTAACAATTCAGGGTACTTGCACTAGTAAAGGTTCAAAGTCGGAGAATTCTAATGTTCCACATGAGAAATCGGTTCAAGGTGAAAAAACAGATGATTTGAATTGTGCAATGCCTATGGATGAGAAGCTAGCCACTCAAAATTACCCACGGCATGTCCCTGTGCACGTTGTAGATGGGAGCCTAGGAACTTGTACTCAAACTCCTTCCTCAGACATGTCATTCCAAGATTCCACATTTCACCCAATGGGAGAGGTTCGTGGACACCCTAACCTGTTCACAAATCCAGCTGCATCTGCAACTGCTCAAGATCAAACTAACATTCCCAGATCTTCTGCTGATCAATCATTTCCAGCTTTCCCTCCTCCCACCTCAACTTTCCATAACCAAGATTACTACCAATCATTTCACATTTCCTCCACCTTTTCACGTCTTATTGTCTCTGCTTTGTATCAAAATCCTGCAGCCCATGCCGCAGCGAGTTTTGCTGCAACATTTTGGCCCCATGCAAATGTTGAGAATTCTGCAGATTCTCCAGCAGGGATCCGAGGAAGTTTTTTGGGGCAAATGGGTTCTACTCCAAGTATGGCAGCTATTGCTGCTGCTACTGTAGCTGCTGCAACTGCATGGTGGGCAGCCCATGGTCTGCTACCCATATGTGCTCCTCTTCATGCTCCTTATACCTGCGCTCCTGCATCCACCCTTGCAGTTCCACCTATAGATGGTCAAACCCCAGCAGCCAAGACAGACAGAGAAGAGAGTACTCTTCAAAATCATCCCTTGCAACAGCTGGAGCAAGACTATTCAGAAATTGGACAGGTTCAACATCCAGCTTCAAAATCACCAACTCTGTCATCATCGGACTCTGAGGAGAGTGGAGGTGCAAAGCTAAACACTGTGTCAAAAGCTGCTGATCAACAGAATGCCATATCAGCCACTGAGCTCCAcgattcaaacaaagcaaaaggCAGAGAACTGGTTGACCGTTCCTCATGTGGTTCCAACACAACCTCTAGCAGCGAGGTAGAGACTGATGCATTGGAGAAGCATGAGAAAGGAAAGCTTGAGACGCAtgagaaaggaaaggaagagcCAGAAGAACCTGATGCAAACCACCTAGCTTCTGAGAGCGGTAATCGTCGCAGTAGAAGTGTCTGCAACATCAGTGATTCCTGGAAGGAAGTCTCTCAAGGG GGACGGATGGCCTTTCAAGCTCTCTTCTCTAGAGAGGTGTTACCTCAAAGCTTTTTACCTCCAAATGATGTGAAGAACAAGGGGCATCAAAAAGACACTATCCAACAAGAGAAGCAAACAGCAGATGAGAAAGATGGAAATGCATCACTGTTAGACCTCATGAGTGAAACATGCGGTTCTTGTTCTAGCCATCAAGGAGGCAACAACGATGGAGAGGATGGGCTGTTGACAATAGGGCTTGGACATGGAAAACTCAAAGCTCGACGAACGGTGTTTAAGCCGTACAAAAGGTGTTTAGTAGAGACTAATGAAAATAAGGTGATAAATGCCAGCAGCCAGGGGAAGAAAAAGGTCCCAAGCGAATACGCTTGGAAGGGGCTGCTAGAACTTGAGCTTTGA
- the LOC121250561 gene encoding protein LATE ELONGATED HYPOCOTYL-like isoform X1: MDTYSSGEELVIKTRKPYTITKQRERWTEEEQNRFLEALKLYGRAWQRIEEHIGTKTAVQIRSHAQKFFSKLEKEAVIKGVPMGQALEIDIPPPRPKRRPTNPYPRKTSIGAPTSQKPIGDDKQKSAKDYQDDSCSEVFTLLQEAHHSSVSSPSKSSKPTPAPVRNSSTLREFIPSIKGSITQDEANESYVTSERKGNQKSEKADAKLTIQGTCTSKGSKSENSNVPHEKSVQGEKTDDLNCAMPMDEKLATQNYPRHVPVHVVDGSLGTCTQTPSSDMSFQDSTFHPMGEVRGHPNLFTNPAASATAQDQTNIPRSSADQSFPAFPPPTSTFHNQDYYQSFHISSTFSRLIVSALYQNPAAHAAASFAATFWPHANVENSADSPAGIRGSFLGQMGSTPSMAAIAAATVAAATAWWAAHGLLPICAPLHAPYTCAPASTLAVPPIDGQTPAAKTDREESTLQNHPLQQLEQDYSEIGQVQHPASKSPTLSSSDSEESGGAKLNTVSKAADQQNAISATELHDSNKAKGRELVDRSSCGSNTTSSSEVETDALEKHEKGKLETHEKGKEEPEEPDANHLASESGNRRSRSVCNISDSWKEVSQGGRMAFQALFSREVLPQSFLPPNDVKNKGHQKDTIQQEKQTADEKDGNASLLDLMSETCGSCSSHQGGNNDGEDGLLTIGLGHGKLKARRTVFKPYKRCLVETNENKVINASSQGKKKVPSEYAWKGLLELEL, translated from the exons ATGGACACATACTCCTCTGGTGAAGAACTTGTTATTAAG ACAAGAAAACCATATACAATTACGAAGCAACGAGAGCGATGGACAGAGGAGGAGCAGAATAGGTTTCTAGAAGCCTTGAAGCTTTATGGGCGAGCTTGGCAGCGGATAGAAG AACATATAGGAACAAAGACTGCTGTGCAGATCAGGAGTCATGCACAGAAATTCTTTTCAAAG TTGGAGAAGGAGGCGGTCATTAAAGGTGTTCCAATGGGACAAGCTCTTGAAATAGACATTCCGCCACCACGCCCTAAAAGGAGACCAACTAATCCTTATCCTCGAAAAACAAGCATTGGTGCTCCCACATCACAG AAACCTATTGGAGATGATAAACAAAAAAGTGCAAAAGATTATCAGGATGACTCTTGCTCAGAGGTCTTTACCCTTCTCCAAGAAGCGCATCATTCCTCTGTTTCTTCACCAAGCAAAAGTTCCAAACCAACTCCTGCTCCAGTCAGAAATTCATCCACGTTAAGGGAGTTTATCCCTTCAATTAAAGGTTCAATAACTCAGGATGAAGCAAATGAATCCTATGTCACGAGTGAACGTAAAGGAAATCAGAAGTCAGAGAAAGCTGATGCCAAACTAACAATTCAGGGTACTTGCACTAGTAAAGGTTCAAAGTCGGAGAATTCTAATGTTCCACATGAGAAATCGGTTCAAGGTGAAAAAACAGATGATTTGAATTGTGCAATGCCTATGGATGAGAAGCTAGCCACTCAAAATTACCCACGGCATGTCCCTGTGCACGTTGTAGATGGGAGCCTAGGAACTTGTACTCAAACTCCTTCCTCAGACATGTCATTCCAAGATTCCACATTTCACCCAATGGGAGAGGTTCGTGGACACCCTAACCTGTTCACAAATCCAGCTGCATCTGCAACTGCTCAAGATCAAACTAACATTCCCAGATCTTCTGCTGATCAATCATTTCCAGCTTTCCCTCCTCCCACCTCAACTTTCCATAACCAAGATTACTACCAATCATTTCACATTTCCTCCACCTTTTCACGTCTTATTGTCTCTGCTTTGTATCAAAATCCTGCAGCCCATGCCGCAGCGAGTTTTGCTGCAACATTTTGGCCCCATGCAAATGTTGAGAATTCTGCAGATTCTCCAGCAGGGATCCGAGGAAGTTTTTTGGGGCAAATGGGTTCTACTCCAAGTATGGCAGCTATTGCTGCTGCTACTGTAGCTGCTGCAACTGCATGGTGGGCAGCCCATGGTCTGCTACCCATATGTGCTCCTCTTCATGCTCCTTATACCTGCGCTCCTGCATCCACCCTTGCAGTTCCACCTATAGATGGTCAAACCCCAGCAGCCAAGACAGACAGAGAAGAGAGTACTCTTCAAAATCATCCCTTGCAACAGCTGGAGCAAGACTATTCAGAAATTGGACAGGTTCAACATCCAGCTTCAAAATCACCAACTCTGTCATCATCGGACTCTGAGGAGAGTGGAGGTGCAAAGCTAAACACTGTGTCAAAAGCTGCTGATCAACAGAATGCCATATCAGCCACTGAGCTCCAcgattcaaacaaagcaaaaggCAGAGAACTGGTTGACCGTTCCTCATGTGGTTCCAACACAACCTCTAGCAGCGAGGTAGAGACTGATGCATTGGAGAAGCATGAGAAAGGAAAGCTTGAGACGCAtgagaaaggaaaggaagagcCAGAAGAACCTGATGCAAACCACCTAGCTTCTGAGAGCGGTAATCGTCGCAGTAGAAGTGTCTGCAACATCAGTGATTCCTGGAAGGAAGTCTCTCAAGGG GGACGGATGGCCTTTCAAGCTCTCTTCTCTAGAGAGGTGTTACCTCAAAGCTTTTTACCTCCAAATGATGTGAAGAACAAGGGGCATCAAAAAGACACTATCCAACAAGAGAAGCAAACAGCAGATGAGAAAGATGGAAATGCATCACTGTTAGACCTCATGAGTGAAACATGCGGTTCTTGTTCTAGCCATCAAGGAGGCAACAACGATGGAGAGGATGGGCTGTTGACAATAGGGCTTGGACATGGAAAACTCAAAGCTCGACGAACGGTGTTTAAGCCGTACAAAAGGTGTTTAGTAGAGACTAATGAAAATAAGGTGATAAATGCCAGCAGCCAGGGGAAGAAAAAGGTCCCAAGCGAATACGCTTGGAAGGGGCTGCTAGAACTTGAGCTTTGA